Genomic DNA from Kluyveromyces lactis strain NRRL Y-1140 chromosome C complete sequence:
TGCAgaaggaattgaagaacCTTGAGAAAACGGCAACCTTTCACGAACCACGCCAGCGGCCAAAACTACAGAGGCCATTACATCCAACGCCATCACAGCACGAAGTAGGggtcaaatcttcaaataacaATGTGGCTCACCCTAAAAAGGACACTGAAACTGAAACAATTACGGACAAAGACATTgaagctttgaagaaattcctTGAGAGAGCAGAAACTcaagagaaacaaattAAGAAGTTCGTTCTTGAACAACAGAGAAAATATAAATGGTCTTCCAACCAAGGGCCAGCTTCACGTATATCATCAGGATCGTTGCTATTTCAGGAACATTTACCTTCTGTTCGATTGAGGAAGAATTCTTCAGTTGGCTCATACCTTTCGAAATGTGAAAGATATATACACCCGTTTGCGCCGACCGAAGTTAGAGAAATACTTCTCTATGATGTTACTAAAtcgaaagaaaagatcGAACCACCAGAATCCACTATTCTTGTGCATGTACAAAAGAAGGACCTTTTCGCAGTTGTAAATGGCGGTAGAATAGCACCTGATCAGTTGTTGGCCGTAATAAATCAATACGAGAACGGAGGGTGGAAGTTGATAGGCGATGTGAACAGAGATACTTACAAGATTGTCTTCCAGAAGAATTACATGAGACCAGCACTCATAGAGaccaaaggaaaaataGCTATCACTTTATTTGGTATTACCCTAGGATACATAGCCGTTGTCCAACCACTAATCGACTATATTAATTATTTCAATCGATAAATTAATATTGTATACTGTACAATCCGAATGACACTCATATAGGAAAAACAGAATTAAAAATGTATGAATAGTTaatctttatatatatatctatagTACAATACCCTTCTGATCAACCGTGTGTGTAGAAAATGACATCCGAAATTGATCGACATTATCAGTTCATTTCAATGTCTTTTAATTCACCAATAGGTTTTACAGGTTTTGTTCCCCCAAGAACCTTTTCGCCTTTATCATTGATTCTTATCAGTTTTAAAGTACTCAAACCTCCAAAAGTTTGATTCCAAGCTCTTAAAAAGATCACATTTTCAGGGTCTGTCAGATCTGGGCACAAAAAACCTGACTTGAATTCTTCCATTTCCAAATCTCTTTTATGTTGCAAAAGCTGTTGCCTACCAGTGGGAGGTCTATTCTGTCTTCTCTTAGATTTTAGTTCATTTAATTCATTATCATCGCGGGCAATAAACTCTTGAATTAGTACTGCAGTTTCCTTATAATCGAatacttctttttccttcaaagaatcagTTTTAATGGCTGACTGTACAAAAGTCATACGCGCTAACTCGTTGGATCTTTTTTCGTTGTGAGCTCTCTTTTTTGCCTGAACTTTCTCTTCGCGAAGGGTAGCTCTGTTTAGCTGCTGGAATTTGCGCCCTTTTGGGTGAACAGTAAATTTCTTACCCTTTAATCCTTTCTGGATTTTACCCAACGATTTTGTGACAGGCATTTAAAGCGATTTTAATTTGCTaagataatgatattaTACCCCGTCTCTTTCTTACTACCAATCTTGCCTGAGTTGATGTGCTCACTAGCTTTTAACATTCAATTTTATAAAGGAGCTCATCGCTGATCTATAATTTCAGTTGCTCATCgcttttgaatttttttgcCGAAATCCATGATGagcaaaaagaaaagtttttATTGATTTaaaagtcacgtgatttgaaattcaatagTCCAAATCTATCAGTCCCATCAAGAGATCTCTCATATCATTATCCTTGAGACCGTTCATGTATTTGAATTTACTGAAGTATACCGGACAGTCTTTAGATTGGCACTTGAGTGCAATTTGGTCCAAAGGTGCCATAGCATCTTTATGAAACTTGTATGAACAGGTTTGACAGGTCCTCATAACAGAATGCATCTTAGACTGTTTTAGTCTGACTGACTCTTCCAAAAAAAGGGTGGTGTTGCTTTTATCGATCCTGCATTCACCACATATAGGACTAATGAATTTTGGGTGAACTTTCTTGCGACAGCGCAGACAAGATTTGCCTTTGACGATTGAAGTCAAAGACCTTCCTTCATGGCTGCCGTCATCAGAGTCTACTTTTAGAGGATTAAGAGTATGTTTCATCGATATATACCAATCCATGATATCAACTCCTACTAACTGGAAAAACCGCTGAAGAGGAGGTATAATGTTTTTGACAATGTAGTATGTATAATCCAACCTAGACGTTTTAGACCTTAAGAAAGCCTCCGGTGAGAGGCATCTAGAGCTCAAAGTTTCACCTAtttttcccattttcaCGACATACGGTACTCTCTGCTTGTATTGGGGTTCTGTACGtgcatcttcttccatcaTTTGCATGGCAATTTGGGCACCAGGGGGAGCAGTCTTTTCACTTTTATAATGGCCTAGCTTAACTTCTCTAGCGAAACagaaatcttgaatattAACTCTGCCGGTGATAATTTTGTCAAATTCTCCAATTAAGTATTCTTTTACCATGGATAAATCAGTGGTTTCAAACATAATTCTAAGTGCCTTTTCCACGATTTTTTGTTGTGCTGGTGTTCCATCCCTTCGAACAGTTTCTATACCCTTTGCATCGaattttggttctttttgatattcaGACTCATAGGAAAAGCCTACATAACGTTTCTTGGTTACTAAAAAGCACGGATGATACACTTTCTCAAACTTCAACTCTATGGGTTTCGGATTCTGTCTTGTTATTTCTTCAGCGATCTGCCTTCCGATTACAAATGCTTCATCTTTCGATTTCCCTGGAAGGTAAACAAATAAACTATCTGTATCTCCATAAACTACTTTAGCCCCCCATTCTTTAGTAGTTTCTATAACCTCGATCGCCCTCTCTAATGTTTCCCTGCCAGTCTGAACTATACTATCTGCAATGTCGGAACATGGCATACGCCCAGAGAATGAAGCAGATGTGTATCCGTACGTGACATTAGCAAGTAATTTTAAGGCTTCCTGCCTATTATCCAACATATTAATAAGGTTATGTTCATCATTAAGTTCCTTCATAGTACTTTTCATTAGAAATCTCGTATCAAGAATGTCCTTTAACATCTTAGCCAAAACTGACTTTCTCAGTTCTTTTTTGACAAAGACGATACCATTTGGTGAGATGGTGATATAATCAGATATTAAAGTTAGTAAATCTTCAGGGATATCATACCTTGTGATACctatttcattatttttaGTATTTAATGATTCAACTCTTCCGATAATAGTGCTGTAACAATAATTATATGCCATAACAATGGATGGGTATAATGATTGAAAGTCTAAAACTAATAAAGGACTCTTGTAAAAGGCAGATGAAGGTTCCATCACAAGTGGTATACATTCGAGTGCTTTTTGGTTACGGACCTGCATTCGGCTTGGAGAAATCAGAATGAATTGTTCTGATTTGCAAAGTCTAATTAAAAAGGATTCAACCTTGTATTGTGAGCCACGGTAAAGGACAGAATAAAAGTCAATCCCGATAAGTCTTGCTTGCTCGATGGTTTTTCCAATTATATTCTGAGTCTCTAAAAGCTTGAAATTTACTCGAAGTCTTGTGATCCAGTAAAATAGGAGACACCTTTTTGAAGTTTCGTCCATAGATTCATAGAACTCTGTCCTGGTTTTGTACGAATAAAAAGGTAACCGTTGGTGTAAAACATGAAATGCAATATTTTCTAATGTATAATCGAGaagattcaaagaagagcGGAGAGGCCTCCATATGTTTAGCATTTGTCTTCCCGTTATCGAAAATGCTGTTGCGTGAGTGTAACCCCATctgtctttttttttgctacTCTGGTTATAATCGACTCGAGAGAGTTCATCTTCCACATCATAATCATGTCCCTTGTGACATCTATCAATCAAGTAGCCCCACGAGGAAGAGTGTATTTCGTATCCTGACAAGATATCAGGATCGAAAAACCTCACTAAATCTTCTAATGCATATATcatttccaattcatcgtAATAAGCAGTTATATGAACACTAGGATCGGCAGTTTTCCATGAATTTTCTGTCGAGACATCGTCtagaaatatcaaaacacCTTCTTGAGTAATATCCAGGTCGAATGGAAAAGTTCCATCTTGCActttccaaaatatcatccTGACAGCATCATATTTAGGATCTGGAAACTTATCTTCACGAGTATTGACGTGAATTTCCATGGTGAAATGGGTCATTCTATTAGAAGcgttattatttttttctattttatTGCTCTTGAACTTGTATCCGAATGGTAGTTCTGGTGTTTTCCCCTCCACCATCGAGAATTTACCTTTGAAAGGCTTCATCGCATTGGCTATTCTTTTAAAAGACGGCTTTGGTCTTATATATTTCCATCTGCTTCTTGCATATACACTTCCTGAAGAAGTTAATGTTGCTGTTGTATCGTTACTACGGATGCTTCTTTTAAAGAGGATATGATCACTTGATAGCTTGAACACTCGACCAGCCATTTCCGTTTGTAGCCTTTTACAATCAAGTGGATTGGAGAAAAATGGATCGTTATACtgaacttcttcaatttggttAGCAGATAAACTCTCCTTGATGTTAGCGTGTGTTACGCTAGGTCTGATCATCGGGCGAAATGTTGACTTTCTAATAGCAGATGTTTTTCGTTTTGCCAGTTTCCTAGCAATTGCTTCATTAGCAATATCGTCATGACATGAAGATTCCTCCGCACGTTTGGAACTGACATGTGAAGAGTGCGATTCATTGGAGGAAATATTTAGCAAAATGGGAATATTTTTAGTGTTTGTAGACGCTACTTTTTGTTCACGAACAGAAGTATATTGGttgttcaatttgaatTCTACTTCTGACCAACAGAATACTTTACTACTAGCATTCCTTGGTATTTTGGGCCATAATTCTTGAAGGGCGTCTTTGGTACTTGCAAAAAAATTCTCATTAATGAAAGGATCCACAAAGTTGTCAAAATTTAaagctttttctttgttaaaAAGGGAAGACATTCGTTTCTTAGCTTCATCAAAGTGTTTCACCAAcctttcatcttctttccaattATATTGTAATTGAGATTCtcgaaatatttcttttaatcCTTCATATTCAGCAAGCCCTTTCCTTTTCCTAAGCAGTTGTATCTCTTTCCATATATCTTTTGTAGAATTAACATATCCTTGATCTGATGTTTGAAGGTCTTTCTTAAGCTCAACAAAATCATGGTGTAAATCCCtgaattgaatttcttctctgttTAAAATGAACTGTGGAATAATATccatttcaagaaaggtCTTTCCAATTCGATGAAATGGATCTATGTCTAAAACATTTTGATTCGGATGCAAGtgttttttcaaaaaacGTTCCAAAGAGTCCGTGTGCaatatttcattcataTCTAGATCAGTTAACAGAACAGGTTGCCGAAAATAGCATTTGGATAGTTTTAACCATCCGCAACCAAATAAGTTATAGTCAGCCATCATTTGCAATAAATAAGGTATATGAGCCTCAAAGACATCCACTTTTGAGGTGAATATTCTGCCATCTCTAAGTAATTCAGAGAGTTTATTACTATATGAACCATTCAAAAGAGTAATTTTATAGTAAGGTTCATATCCTACGTGGTATCCGTAAAATGGAACGCCTTTGACAACGGACACATTAGCAATGTATTTCAGGGAAGTTAGCTTCTCTTTAAAATCTGTTTTGGTAAAAGTTTCAATCATCCGTGTCTCAAGTATTTTGTGCAAACTGGTACATCTATTCCGTATTACTGATGCTTTATCATTCGAATGTCCGtcatatttgatgaatatgTAAGGGAAAATGCCATGGCAATGAATTAGAACTTTGTGTCCGGTAGATAAACATCCATAGAACCTTAGTACTGGCACCTGAACAAATCGAAGTCCAGGAAGGCTCTTACTAGTTTTACAATCCAATAGAGTTGGGAAGCATTGATAGCTGTCTGAATTATTAATCTGTATGTTGATTTCATTGGAGTCTAAGCTGGAGTCtaaagaaccaaaaataTCACTCATCTGCAAGTAATCATCATATCAGATTACAGTCACCTTAATGTAGCACAGTTATATCTTCTGATGTAAACGATGTGAATGGTATAAAAGTAATATCCTTGATTAATGGGTGATATACTGTGACCAAACTTCAGATGAGAAATAGCGATGAGCAATCCTGCAAAGTTGGGCTAAACTTGATTATAGTTGGGTATATTAGTATTCAtgattacccggatattGTGATCATTCTGATACGTAATGAATAATCATATTTTAGCTAAAGTGATTCTCGTATACTGGAGTTGTCCGAGATGAAAGTGAGATCTAGTTGAACAACATTCACCGCAAGTTCCTAATCGAATTTAATAGCAAATGTTACTTTAAATTGTTCTAATCTAGATTCTGTGGTATAGGAAGAAATTTGGTGATTCTATAAAATCCACAGTGTGAGGTGTATTTACAATGAATAATGACAACACAAAAGTGTACGTAAGAGTGGCAGGTAAACGACCTGAAAATTTTGTCGAAACAAAACCATTTATTTGGGATTCTCGTCGAGATAAGATTCTATGGACCAAAATCTCAAAAATTGACTCGTTAGAGGATATGGATTGGCAGGAATTGGGGGCTGATTTAGGTGCACCAGAACCCTTTCTCAAAAAACGGAGTTATactttatttcaaaatcaactaAAAGTTTTATCGAACCAAATAGACGTTACATCTAATACCCGGTCCTCATCAGAGTCACGAAATTCCGTTGACAACAACATTCTCCAAAATTTACAGGCATCAAGAATAATGAATCATAAATTGGATAAGACGGACAACTTAGCCAATAATCAAGAGTCTAGTAGTGAACTTTCGAATTTAAGTGTGAGCAAGTCAGCACTTGAGGACGCATTGATGGATTGTTTACAACTCTGAGAGGCATCTACTACATTTGCATTCAAAAAACCAATTATCCTTCAATATTGCCCTTCTCCGGTTGACGTCAAGGTGTAATATACCCTTGTAATCAATACAGAGCTCTTCTCCCTTCTGCACATCAGTTTGTAGAATGTATTGAAAGACTCTTTCGACCCTCTTTTTCTCCACGTTAGGCACACAGGAATGGTTAAAATATGAGGCCTCCGGATGAACCATATAACCCAGATATTCCCTATCATCGTCCGACTCTGAAGTCTCCCAAATGCCAAATGAGTTTCCATATTCAGAACCAAGGATATGTCTAAAAACTGATGTTGTCATGATATACCTATACTGGGGAGCTAGAGTATAAACccatttgaaaactttgatCTGAAACTCCAGTAGAACAGGGAATCTCATTATTTTCTCCACTTCATTTGACTGAAGTTTTTCCCACGTATTCCACTTCACACTATTTCGATCCAAATGTGTCATGTTAAATAAACATTCTATCACAAACCTGATACAGGAATAATGATCCTCATCTATCACTGGAAGTTGGTTGGTGGCCTTGGCAAGTTTCATTTTGGAAACTCTAGGCATCCAAGTACTTTCTAAGTCCATCCAACAACTCTCAATTTCCTGATGCATCCGCTTATTATCGTAGTCTTTATACAATTCCGTATCTGTTTCCACGCACAGGCTTTTACCCTGTATCGATTGGAAATGCGTTAATATCATTTCATAATTCAAAATAAGATCAACAATATTCGGTCCACTTAGGAAGAAGTTTTTACACTCTTCAGTACAAAACCAAAGCCCGCTACCTTTGTACTTCTTCTCTAGTTTATGGTTTAACAAGTTCAAATCTAATTTCAGTAGGTCTGCCCAGCTGATCCTAACTTTCATTGGTTTACCACCGTCATATTTCAGGCAAAAATGGCACACTTCCTTACGGAACTCGTGAGAAATACTAGATCCGATCCACTGGGACAAATCTAACAGATGGGTGCCTTTTAACATGCTATTTGAAGCAAAACATGCCCGGCCGCCATATGCTGTACGTTTTACTTCAATTTTGTCATTAATATATACTTCCGCATTCATCCGTGTCCTGTATTATATCTAACTCCCTCACAATTGGCATATATCCATGAATTCTAGTTCGTAATATATAATTCAGAGGATTTTAAGTGTAGATACCTCTGACCAGTTAACATCATATTTTGCCAAGCAGCCCATCTCATTGCATCTCATCGCCTGAAATCAACGCTCCAAAttccttttgaaattatatCTTCAACTAGATCAGTAGATTTTAAGAGTCACGTGAACTGTAAACATCAGTTCGCGTGGTAGTCTTTCCACTATCGTGTCAAAATTAGATCTTTGACCACAGCAAAAGTAAGGATAGGAAAGGGGAAGGAACTCACAGTTACGACGTAGAAGGAAATCAGAATTTTGCACGTTGTAGTCGCATTATTTGGCTTGCTAAATTTGATTGTTATTGCTCTACCCAATTGCGTTTCCCAGATCATTGAATTGTTTTTAAAACATCATGACACTTTACAAATTATTAACACCTAAAGCATTCGCAGAATTATTATCCAAGGAAACTAAGCGCCGTATTATCCCAGTAGATTCCACCTGGTATTTACCAAACTTGAACAGAAGTGGGAAGCAAGAATTTTTAGATGAAGAACGTCTAAAAGGAGCTGtttattttgatattgatggTGTCAAAGACATGAAATCTGAATATCCTCATATGTTACCAGATCTCAGtactttcaataaatccATGAGTGAATTGGGACTGAAGAAGGATGATATTTTAGTGGTTTATGATAGAATTGGTAACTTTAGCGCACCTAGATGTGCATGGACATTAGCTGTTTTGGGACATGATCCCGTATATCtcttgaacaatttccCTGCCCTGAAACTGTCTGGGTACCCCGTTGAGACTTCTAAAGTGACAAGTTTTACTCCATATGAAATGAGTGAATACGTGTCCGATGTTGATTTGGcagagaaagaaacagTTTCCTTTGAAGATATGCAGAAATTGGTGTCGACAGGTGATATTAAGAACTACCAGGTTTTGGACGCTAGAAgtcttcaaagatttaCTGGTGAGGCGCCAGAACCTAGACCGGGCCTCAGCTCTGGTCACATTCCTGGCGTTCAGCCATTGCCCTTCCTAGAGGTCTTGAACAGTGATAAAACTTTTACTTCAGATCGTGAGGAAATGCTAAAGAAAATACAAGACTTCGTCTCGCAAACCGGCAATGAGTTTGAAACCGATAAACCAACCATTGCAATGTGTGGTACTGGTGTCACAGGTGTCATAATCAAGACTGCATTAGAGATTTCAGGTGTCAAGAATGTCAGACTCTACGACGGGTCTTGGACCGAATGGGTGATGAAAGATGGAGAAGTGGCTAAAGGAAGTTAAGAGAAATACTTCGATAGAATGAGTGATTTCCCATACACTGAATGTAGGGAAGATGTGAAACATGCAGTACTACCTGAAAGAACAGTAGCTCTGCATCCCTGACACTTGAAAAGAACCCTGCGCAAATCAATAATTGCCCACAATTGGTTTATACTATATTTTCAGTATGTATGCTAGGAAAAATCTGTAATGATATATTGATCAAAATTAAAGTGTTTAAGTGTTAGAAAAGGTTTAATTAACATAGAACAAAAGGTAGATGAGCTGATAGCCCGACCATTACCACTCGCAGGAGAAGCTagaaaaaaggaaatggaGTTTGTAGAATTCAGCGAGGTTTCTGAGACCACTAAGACATCGTCTCTTCCGCAGGGCCATGAATGGACCGTTCAAGTTCCAGCAGGATCAAAGCTAACAGTTATTGTGAAGTATGGGATCGCTGAGATACTGGGAACAGAGCTTGCCAACGATGTGCCCTACACATTCCAAGGTGTAATAGTGAACATCTATGCTATTGAACGATCTATGATCGAATGGAAGTGTTTAGAAGAGCTTGAGCCAAAAGTTTCGGAAAATAAGTCATATCATGCCTACATATACAATCTAAATTTTGCATTAGAAAGATTACGACTCTCTAGTTTCAATGGACCTAGAGTACTAATAGTAGGTAACGCCTCAACTGGAAAATCATCGCTAGCTCAAATGCTATGCTCATACGCGTTGAAGATTAGACATTATCAACCGTTGTTAGTGAACTTGAACCCACAAGATGgtgttttttctttgccaGGTTCAATTACAGCGACACCCATTTCTGAGTTGCTAGATGTTGAAAGTTCTATATGGGGTCAGAGTATTACTACAGGTGCTACCAAGCTCCATAACAAGCAACCTCTTGTTAAAAATTACGGCTTGGAAAATATCAGAGATAATAGACCACTATATTTATCGACGATTACACAACTAGCATCGGGCGTGCAACAGAGATTAAAGAACGATCCAATAGTAAGAAGGTCTGGCGTAATAATTGATACCCCTAAACTTTCACATCTTGACACCGAAGATTGGTCCGAAGTTGGCCACATGATAGAACAATTCGATATTAACGCAATAGTGGTATGTGCAGAAAGTGATGACTTAGCTATCGAATTGAGTGAAGTATTCAGGACTAAAATAGGATCAATTGTAAGAATTCCGCCACCAGGTTCAATTATCgcaattgatgatatcatgAGAAGAGCTTTACAGAGGGTTCAAATAAGAGAGTACTTTTATGGTACCACAGAAACAGTCCTAAGTCCATACACTATGGGTGCTgggtttgaagaattaaCAGTTTTCAGGCCAAGAAATATCTCTGAATATGGAGAGGATAAAAAGGATGTTGATCTAACAGTATTTGACAAAATTGAAGTCAACAGCTCAAACTTACAGCACGCTATTATCGCTATCACTAATATATCTAGAAAAGAAAGCCAAGATAAACTTAACACTGCATCGATAATCGGGTACGGTTTGATCACAGAAGTGaatgattcaaagaaaaaactcAGGGTATTACTTCCAGTACCGAGTAGAATACCAGATAGAGCTATGATTCTCACCGAGTACAGATACTTGGAATGATTCTTACttataattctttcataGTCATTGTTTACATATTTATGAAAAATGTCAACAAAATCGGATACTTTATTTAATGATAGGATATACACAAATGCGAATAAGATACACCGAAAAGGAAACTAATATATAGAAGCATTAAGATTGCTGCTGAGGTTCATTATGACCGTCGAATTCCAAAAAATTAGGGTAGTAACTGGCTATGATCCGTATGATCTCAGCTGTGTGGCGTTACTCGTATTATATTGCCTAGGGGAAATAAACTTGTCCCTCCATAACATCACACGAATATTACAAATAGTTCCAAATGATGAACTGGATAGCGTTGGGCTTCCAACATTAGAGAATCTAGTTTTATATCTCCGAAAGAACGAGGATAGTCAAACTAAGGCTTCCTTTAAGTTGATCAATCTCATATTTTCTATCTCCAGTTTTAACCACATTCAAGAATTGATTCATCATTTAAGAGATGCAATAATAGTTTCTCCAGATCAACAAGGAGTCCTTTCGAAATTCAGGAGAATTTTATGTCGTTCAAGTGTGATTTGCGAACTTCTACCGCGTGTTATAATAGACTCCAATATCAGCGAATTCTTCGTTGAAgatattcatcaaatagTCGAATCTTTTCAGGCATTCAAAACTAGGTTTTTATCCTGTGATATATCAAACATTTACAGAGAGGATATCaacaattcatcaaatttgaCGAGCAGGATATTCTCACATACTCATACGAATGATTGTTTTCCAGAATCACCTTTTATAACCAATCAAGGTATAGGCAATTCATTGCCATGGTTAATAGTATCAGCAGACAAATTTAAGGTTATATTGAACTATGCCCTCCAAATTTCTATGAAAGACATAAATTTAGGCTCAGAACTTGCTGAAACCATTATTAGATAcacaaatttgaatgatcGAACCCGCTTTCCAGATATTCTacttcttgaaattgtATTGCTACGAAAGTCGAAGAATTACCAGGGAACAATTGACAAAATGTATCAATATTTCGACTACTGCCGAAATTCCAACGTTTCTGTGTCTTCATCAACCAACTTTTCCCATATATGCCAAACATTCACTCTCAGTAGCCTATACCAAGATCATGGCTCACCGGAATTTGCGTTGAAAACACTTCACGAATTAATAGATACTATCAGAGAAAAGTCAGATGTACATGGATTGAGCCATTTGTGGGATATTTTAATCcaccatcttcttttgtacCCAGATGAATCAAGggttcttcaaaagagcaTTTACGAGTTATTGAGACCTTTCAATGATAAAAAGAATACATCACCCGAAATGTTACAATATTGGTATACATTTCAGGTTGCAATGAATTTACATCAAAATGGTTATATTCCCGATATTTTGGAACTGGCAACCAAGGTAAGCGCTCTTTCTAACTACGGATTGATGGATCATATGAATCGTGTGTCCACTGAGGTACTTTTAATGACATGGTCTTTTGTTggatttgatgatatgGCTTGTTGTTTTGGTAAACCTTTTTTAAATAACGTGAAGAAACATAGGCAGCTCACGAATGTTGAAAAGCTACTTGAAGATAAGTACTATTCTGAAGCAATTAAAAAAGTTGAGGCCTTGCTTAATGAAGTGAACGCTAAAAATTTTagtatttctttcaaatttgcTTGTACACAAATGAGCATTCGCATCATGCTCGCAGCTGGGAATGCTGCTCGTGCTCAACCGATAATTCGTCAATATATCGACAAATGTcgagaaacaaaaaatgatCATGAATTATCCAAGGCCATATTGTGCATGGTCAGAATGTTAAATGGATGGCAGCAATATCAAGATAGTTATAAGCTCATGAATTCGAATTTGAGTATTCTTTTGCAATATTCAGGATCTATGAAAGAGGAAGCTAAACAACTATACAAGGAAACCTCATTA
This window encodes:
- the SET6 gene encoding Set6p (similar to uniprot|Q12529 Saccharomyces cerevisiae YPL165C SET6), whose product is MNAEVYINDKIEVKRTAYGGRACFASNSMLKGTHLLDLSQWIGSSISHEFRKEVCHFCLKYDGGKPMKVRISWADLLKLDLNLLNHKLEKKYKGSGLWFCTEECKNFFLSGPNIVDLILNYEMILTHFQSIQGKSLCVETDTELYKDYDNKRMHQEIESCWMDLESTWMPRVSKMKLAKATNQLPVIDEDHYSCIRFVIECLFNMTHLDRNSVKWNTWEKLQSNEVEKIMRFPVLLEFQIKVFKWVYTLAPQYRYIMTTSVFRHILGSEYGNSFGIWETSESDDDREYLGYMVHPEASYFNHSCVPNVEKKRVERVFQYILQTDVQKGEELCIDYKGILHLDVNRRRAILKDNWFFECKCSRCLSEL
- the TUM1 gene encoding thiosulfate sulfurtransferase (similar to uniprot|Q08686 Saccharomyces cerevisiae YOR251C catalyzes transfer of the sulfane atom of thiosulfate to cyanide to form sulfite and thiocyanate), with protein sequence MTLYKLLTPKAFAELLSKETKRRIIPVDSTWYLPNLNRSGKQEFLDEERLKGAVYFDIDGVKDMKSEYPHMLPDLSTFNKSMSELGLKKDDILVVYDRIGNFSAPRCAWTLAVLGHDPVYLLNNFPALKLSGYPVETSKVTSFTPYEMSEYVSDVDLAEKETVSFEDMQKLVSTGDIKNYQVLDARSLQRFTGEAPEPRPGLSSGHIPGVQPLPFLEVLNSDKTFTSDREEMLKKIQDFVSQTGNEFETDKPTIAMCGTGVTGVIIKTALEISGVKNVRLYDGSWTEWVMKDGEVAKGS
- the CLP1 gene encoding cleavage polyadenylation factor subunit CLP1 (similar to uniprot|Q08685 Saccharomyces cerevisiae YOR250C CLP1 cleavage/polyadenylation factor IA subunit interacts with Pcf11p in the 2-hybrid system cleavage/polyadenylation factor IA subunit), which encodes MEFVEFSEVSETTKTSSLPQGHEWTVQVPAGSKLTVIVKYGIAEILGTELANDVPYTFQGVIVNIYAIERSMIEWKCLEELEPKVSENKSYHAYIYNLNFALERLRLSSFNGPRVLIVGNASTGKSSLAQMLCSYALKIRHYQPLLVNLNPQDGVFSLPGSITATPISELLDVESSIWGQSITTGATKLHNKQPLVKNYGLENIRDNRPLYLSTITQLASGVQQRLKNDPIVRRSGVIIDTPKLSHLDTEDWSEVGHMIEQFDINAIVVCAESDDLAIELSEVFRTKIGSIVRIPPPGSIIAIDDIMRRALQRVQIREYFYGTTETVLSPYTMGAGFEELTVFRPRNISEYGEDKKDVDLTVFDKIEVNSSNLQHAIIAITNISRKESQDKLNTASIIGYGLITEVNDSKKKLRVLLPVPSRIPDRAMILTEYRYLE
- the APC5 gene encoding anaphase promoting complex subunit 5 (weakly similar to uniprot|Q08683 Saccharomyces cerevisiae YOR249C APC5 Subunit of the Anaphase-Promoting Complex/Cyclosome (APC/C) which is a ubiquitin-protein ligase required for degradation of anaphase inhibitors including mitotic cyclins during the metaphase/anaphase transition), with the protein product MTVEFQKIRVVTGYDPYDLSCVALLVLYCLGEINLSLHNITRILQIVPNDELDSVGLPTLENLVLYLRKNEDSQTKASFKLINLIFSISSFNHIQELIHHLRDAIIVSPDQQGVLSKFRRILCRSSVICELLPRVIIDSNISEFFVEDIHQIVESFQAFKTRFLSCDISNIYREDINNSSNLTSRIFSHTHTNDCFPESPFITNQGIGNSLPWLIVSADKFKVILNYALQISMKDINLGSELAETIIRYTNLNDRTRFPDILLLEIVLLRKSKNYQGTIDKMYQYFDYCRNSNVSVSSSTNFSHICQTFTLSSLYQDHGSPEFALKTLHELIDTIREKSDVHGLSHLWDILIHHLLLYPDESRVLQKSIYELLRPFNDKKNTSPEMLQYWYTFQVAMNLHQNGYIPDILELATKVSALSNYGLMDHMNRVSTEVLLMTWSFVGFDDMACCFGKPFLNNVKKHRQLTNVEKLLEDKYYSEAIKKVEALLNEVNAKNFSISFKFACTQMSIRIMLAAGNAARAQPIIRQYIDKCRETKNDHELSKAILCMVRMLNGWQQYQDSYKLMNSNLSILLQYSGSMKEEAKQLYKETSLALENKVGSE